In Plectropomus leopardus isolate mb unplaced genomic scaffold, YSFRI_Pleo_2.0 unplaced_scaffold18332, whole genome shotgun sequence, one DNA window encodes the following:
- the LOC121965044 gene encoding uncharacterized protein C2orf80-like, which yields MGARQLKRDVEALIGDYIGQKLRENAFDPKGKGTSTMLDDLAHYDLAISVALWWLDREEGRDVLDRDIIGATSGAGGAQYPNRLEREAMILSSFAGIIMVSVVC from the exons ATGGGGGCGCGGCAGCTGAAGAGAGATGTTGAGGCGCTCAT TGGAGATTACATCGGGCAGAAACTCAGAGAAAACGCTTTTGATCCAAAGGGGAAGGGGACGTCCACCATGCTGGATGACCTG GCTCACTATGATCTGGCCATCAGCGTTGCCCTGTGGTGGttggacagagaggagggacgGGACGTCCTCGACAGAGACATCAT CGGAGCAACAAGCGGTGCAGGAGGTGCCCAGTACCCGAATCGCTTAGAGCGGGAGGCCATGATCCTCTCGTCCTTCGCTGGAATAATCATGGTGAGTGTTGTGTGCTGA